The Cannabis sativa cultivar Pink pepper isolate KNU-18-1 chromosome 8, ASM2916894v1, whole genome shotgun sequence genomic interval ataataaaataacacgTTAAGTTGTACTAAAATCAATATAATTCTTATTGATTTGAATTCACTTTTGCCTTGCTCTCCCTCACTAAATGTAGGCTCGGCGTTCCTTTGGTGCACTCAAGGGGTTAATAAGGCTGCAAGCACTAATTCGGGGACACTTGGTTAGGAGACAGGCTATTGCCACCTTACACTGTATTCAGAGGATTGTTCGAGTTCAAGCATTGTATCGTGGCAAAAGGGTCAGACTAGTCTCACACATTGGTGCCCAACTACATAACAAAACCACTACAAAAGTAATAACACAATTGAATTCATTAATTGTCTATAATGTTTTTATTTACTTCTTATTTGGTTTACAGCAATATTTGTTCGATATTTCCTTTTATCAGGATGGTACTCTGGTGGGGCTCCCTCGACTGAAACTTACACCAAGGCCAGATAGGCTAGCATCCAATGTCTTTATTTGTAAGGTAAACAATAAGCAATTCGATCAATATTGTAGATACTTTATAGGGTTAATTTATAGTACAAGGGTATTTCGGTaaattttttatctattttagcatTCAAAAgagtttttagtttaatttttttcataaaattattttgaatattataaataatttacagattatcctaaataattacaacatatgcaatcataaaaaaaaaaaaatgagactaaattaaaaagataagaaTATCTACCAAGACCACCCTTTAAAGGGGTATACTAGAGAAATTTCCTACTCCATATACTATACACCATAATATTGAAGATCTCGTGAGAAGTAATTGTGCATTGAACTATTGCTGCTGTTTCATTTTATGTCTTTCTTGACCTTTTTCAGTTTGGTTTGGATGTTGGTGTTTTTTAATGTTCACGTGAAAAATGTAAATAATAGCACTAATGAATATGTTATTTACACTCAATATGTTGAAGCTTATTGCATCATCACCAAATGCTAAGCCTCTGCTCATTCATTATGATCCAATGGAGCCAAATTGTGCTTGGCAATGGCTAGAACGATGGTCTTTTTCCAACTTTTGGGAACCACTTCCACAGCTACATCATGCTCTTGAGATAAGGTCTAAGATAAAGCAAGGTAAAATACAAACCAAGGAAACCGAATTAGGCAGAGCAAAACAAGCAGAGGGGAAGGTGTCACCTGTTAAAAATAGGAAACTTCCATTGCATCCTAGCCTTGCATATGAAAAACAGATCAACAAGCCAAGAAAATTGGAATTTAGTAAAGAGGAATCAAAGCCTCTAAATGATTTGGAGAGGGTTAAGCAAAATTTGCGACGAATTTCGGGTTCAACAGCAGAATCCGTAGCTGAGAAGCTCAAGCCTACTCCAACAACATTGCCAACCATTCCTAGTTCTGAGATTTCTGAGAAGAGTGTTGTGAATTTGATTGAGAAAACAAGTGAGTCATCTGAGGTGGAAGTTCCTCCAAAACAAGTAGTTGAGAAGAATGAGAAACTTGATGAGCAGCATGATGATGGTGTTGAGCCAATTCCTATTAGAGATGTTGAAATGGTTGAAGATACATCAATAGAGaatgaacataaaaataactttgAGATTGAGAAAACTAGCAAGGACTCCCAAAAAAACTACAAGAAAAAGGTTCCTACTAAGGTGGAATACCAAGAGAATGTCCCACAAAGAAGCCCCACTTTGCCAAACTACATGACTGCAACTGAATCAGCCAAGGCAAAACTTAGAGGACTTGGATACCCCCGGTTCGATGAAGATGAGGTCGAAAATCAAGGCTTTGTGAGGCGGCATTCCTTGCCTTTGTATACTAGCGGTAACTCGAGCTTGATCATGTCTTCGCGAACAGAGAAAAAAGTTCAATCAAGTTCCAGAGGAGAAAACAGATCTGTATTGTCCTCCACAGATGGCCATGGTAACACCCCTTATATTTTCTCCAATTAATATACTCAAATTGGTCTTATTGCTTAACTTGCTAACTTGTCACATGGTTCACACTTCTTCTTGACCAATTTTTATCTGTTTTCCCAATTTCAGGGAAGGGTGTACGGCCTGGTTGGAGGAGGTGAGTGAGCTGAAATCCGGTATGAGACACTAGAAAATAAATGAGTGTGGAAGAAGAACAAGTGTATGATGAACTTTGGGGGTGTGAGTTTTAAGTATATGTACTTGATTTTTCTCTAGTTTTTAGTCCACTTGATTTGATTGTGTGCTTGagtgtaataattttaattgttttagttttctTGAAATACTAATCAGTTTGTCTTTAATAACCAACATGAAcaattataaaacaaaaataaatgaacgaaaactcaaaatcaataaatagagATAATGTAAGAAAGTTCAATTATTTCTTAACCAAAATATACTTTACTAAACACAGAAAGTATAGAGTGACTTTCCTGCTGTATAGTTCCTAGCAAATCCAACAAATACCATGTATTTATTTCCAAGGTGGATGCATCCGTTGCTGACCGAAACGCCGCCGTATATGGTGGCTCCTGTATCGTGTGACCATAGAATTTTTCCAGTCTTGGCATTCATTGCGTATAAGGGTCCTTGTGAAGAAGTAGACCCTCCAAAAACAACACCATTAGCTACTGTGATAGGACCAGAGGCTGTAGCATTTGAAGGATCAGCTGTGGACCATAGTACATTGCCGCTGTGTGCCTCCATCGCCACCCATCCTCCGGCGATGCTGATGTTTTCGGATGGTTTGATAGTGAAATTCTTCTTTTGACTGTTGGCAATGTTAGTGTAGACACTCCTTTCATCAGTGGCTGAACCCCACATACCTCCTCCACCCAGTCCTCCCGGTCCTGCTTCctgtaaataacatattaatgtGACTATTTTCTATGAGAGATTGTGATCACATCATCAATATTGTGGACATGTAACATAATGATCATTCATTCTATGATTGAAAGGACCAAAATAAACTCAAAACCATAATCAAAATAACAATGTCAATAAAGTAAATtataaataacaaaacaatGATTGCTAAAACAATTCACTaactattatttttaatattcccaCTTAGTTATtgagattattaaatttaagaatttAGTAAGgagtaaaattaaataagtctgtcattgtattttattttttttggcaaTGGACAATCCCATATTTCTCAAACAGAAAAAATCTTACCCACATAAATTAACCCATTGAATTAGACATGAATACATTATTAAGTTAAATAACTcagtaataattttataaaccattttagcttctaaaaactatattttcatttcaaaattaatttgcaaaAGTGAGTAGCCATACACTTATAAGTGATATTAAGTTTACACACATTTCTAATCATCAATGTGGGAATAACTATAAATCTATCATAAACTTTTTCAACCATCCAAGAATATCTCctactatatatatttacttcTGCTTCAATCATTCACGTACTCAAATACTACAGAATTAAAACTCTAATCTTGGTCAGTTAAGTTTCATttcatagtatatatatagaaggTGATACAAACAAACTTACCCTTGACCACACTATGCTGCCATTATCGCAATCAAGAGCCCAAGCAAACTTTTCTGAACAGCAACAACAATGTCTTTCATAATTAAAAGATTAAGTATAGAACAACTTATTGGTTAAAAACAGAGAGAGGCTTACATCACTGTTATTAGCTGAAATGGTTATAAGAGAAAGCGAGAAACAGAGAATAAGGAGTTAGAGATGGCTGTGTAATCTACATGAAGACATGGATAATAGATTATTTGGTGAAAGCATAAACTCTGAaattcatataatataatagattaaacttatattataatttattgttatattaattaattattattattttttggattACTTTcaagaatttgaaaaatatatatataatatttttttttttttttttttggggtaaCCGATAAAGGTTAAGATAACAACCGGTAACAAGAGTTACACAGAAGGAGGGGGGATTTCTTCCATCCAAGAAAGTTCATTGTCTATCCTAAGGGCATGCTTAGCCAATCTATGAGCCTCAACATTAAAGTTGCGGCTAACATGAGAAAGAGATGCCCCAGGAAAACTAGACAATAGGACTTTAATATCAGAAAAGATAACCCCCAGTTCATTTAAATACACAAATACGGCCCTCCAAAGCTGAGACCAAAGAaagtgaatcagaaaaaactttCTCCACGGGAAGTCCCACATCTTGAGCCCAACGCAATCCTACTAGTAAAGCAACTGCTTCTGCCTGGAAAACTGAAAAGGAACCTGCAAATGAGATAATTAAACCAATAAgttcatttaaatttaaaactcaaattttaGAGTATAATTATTATAGAGTCAACACCAAAGGGAAACCCCTTTGGTTTGACTCTTTCCCTAACTTTTAACATGATAATATAatagtataaatttaaataacccCTATGCTAAAAGGAATCATATATCTATTTTGAAAACTATAactattaaaattctttaaagtTAATCCAGATAAaaccatttataaatttttagttaaaatatttaagttgtattcaCATTTGTTATTATTACATCGTTTTATACCTTCATAAGTAAATTTGAAAACATAaactgaaaattaaaaaatagacccaaatgataattattaatattattttaaaattgtatgTATTATCCCTGTTCTTGCTATAAGAGACATAATACTTAGTAACTTAGTAAATTTTGATTGATTTACCTTGTAGTGGTTTAGATAAGGCTGCCTTCATTTGTTTGTCTGAGGAGAAAATGACTGCTCCAAAACCAATCACATTTTGAGGGGTTGATATCGCTGCATCCACATATAGTTTATAGTTATTGACTTCTGTCTACGTATTACTTTGCTCGCTAGTACACCCGAGTTGAAACCCCTTTTTTGGTTTTATTTCTTTCTCGACAGATTTCATTATAATAAGAGGAAATCCATATCTTGATTTGGTGTGAAGTTCTTATGGTTCTTCCATgacttttcttatttctttcaaACCATATTGTCCATGCTGAAATTAACACTTTCTCAAAATCTTCTTTTTCAAGTATTTCTGATGCATACAGAAGTACTCCTTTGAAGGTCAGGTCCTCTTTTGGGCTTGCAAGAAAAGGGAAACTCATTTCCTTCCATATAACTTGTGAGAAGGAGCACCAAAAAATTGCATGTGCATTGGTATCATTCCCGAAACCACATATAGGACAATTACTATGAGATGAGCTTTGTCTTCGAAATAGACCACTAAAGGAGGGTAAAATTTCATGAAAACCCTTCCATCCAAAATGTAGAATTTTCTTTGGAATTTTTATTGCCCAGTATGAACTCCACCAAGCTGCCATAACTTCATTTGATGATGAAGGTTGCAAATTTTCTCCTCCTATCGCCAGATTATATCCACTCTTAACTGAATAGTGGCCATGGCTAGTAAAATGCCATAACCAATCATCATCGTGTTCATACAGGGTAATTGGAATTGATAATATGAGTTGTGAGTCAGGAGTACTAAAAACTTGGCGAATCAGATCTATATTCCATTGTCCTGATTGCTCTATTAATTCTGATACCATCATAAGATTACCAACTTCCTTTGTAATAGGTAGAAAGGAAGGTGGTCGTGGAATCCATGGATCTTTAAACACCCTTGTATTAGCACCATTCCCAATTCTCCTTCTCAATCCTTTAATAAGTAATTCCTTACCCCAAACTATACCACGCCATATTTGAGATGGATGAGAGCTTTCTGTAGCTTCCAAAAAACTTTGTTGTGGGAAATATCTGGCCTTTAGAACTTGTGCCAGAATAGACGTAGGATTTATCAATACCCTCCATGCCTGTTTTGCTAATAACGCTTGGTTATATTGAACAAATCTTCGAAAACCTAACCCTCCTTTTCGCTTAGAAAAACAAAGCTTTTGCCAAGCTCGCCAATGAATTTTCCTCTTTGATTGGAAAGAACCCCACCAATATCTAGCCATTAGTTTCTCTATTTCCTCACAAGTTCCGTCTGGTATAATGAAACACGACATATAATACATAGGCATAGATTGTACCACTGCTTTTAAAAGAATTTCTTTTCCTGCTTGTGAGAATAATTTTGTATGCCATGAGTTTAGTTTTGACCAAATTTTATCTTTGATTGGTCGAAATATAGCTTTTTTATTTCTTCCAACCACCATTGGCAATCCCAGATATGTTTCAATCTCTTCTGTCATCGTCATTGCAAGAGAGGAGACATATTGTACTCTAATTCCTTCAGGAGTATTAGGGGAAAACAAAAGCAGTGATTTGGTGTAATTAATCATCTACAAAACAGTAAAaccaatattttataatataataaaataataataataataataataataataataataataataataaaaaataatactatatatatgttaggctatttttagcctatgttttggatccgatttatgtgcattcttagctgtgttgggacggaattacgcttgttttctatgttttcaggttctttggagtaaaagaggtctcgggttgttgctatatttttaaacgctacgcaagtatacgcaatcaagtagtaaaatctcacacaggtgaggtcgatcccacagggaattggattaagtaccactaaattatacttatgattctattcggtaaatcaaaagtaattatggtttaaaaacagtaaaatttgaaagaaattcagaaaacttaataacacagtttaaagttgagcaagatgagacaatagggaggagaatcctgttgttgtttacccaaattgttaatgattaattactatcctattcttggggtgaatgacagattataaaataacctagctcctttcagatcttctagattctaaatcacatgttatctaattaattccttaattaaactaacatgaaatcagcattaagcaataatctactcgtcacataagtcatgtaaatactttcgtttcacatagaacatcgattatcttaattttagcattctcaattctcacttttcagattttgaattgagatcatagagcatgcacaaggtgatcaatcttaaacatgaaattaaacacaaattaagataatttcacacacacaagaattgaggaatggtaattaaacattaactaggaaaacattaaacaacaatcatcatcctccctaaatgggaaatttagttcagaaacaaatccataaccattcctatagcaatattcaacattaataaattaaagaggaataaagaaaagaactgtttaagggtgaattctggatcttcacttgaatctctacgctcttcctgccgctctcagctgtgttttagggttccaaatcgctctccttgacttccaatcgcagttttctatttatacttgaaatttagggttcgatggacgaaattacccccggtccgtacgggatctcgccgcggcgacacttcctctcgccgcggcgagaatgtgcCAAAATTAGGCACTTTCTGTTTCtcgtatctcgccgcggcgagactcttcatcgccgcggccagatatgcaaaaactcaaaatatgaagtttttcttcggctcagcacgtctttcagtgaatttctgcacccgagacctcttctactccaaagaacctgaaaacatagaaaacaagcgtaattccgtcccaacacagctaagaaTGCACATAAATAGGATCCATagcataggctaaaaatagcctaacaaactcccccaaactgactctttactcgtccccgagtaaactaagactaaactaaaaaaaactaaaaatgatagctgaactttccaacaattaaattgttaccaccacctgcacaacttcaatccctcaataaccagaatttcgacttgccaactctaagaactaagttgaatgtgcagtttacaagtaagtaattcatacaaacataaagcatcgcaattcccatcaatatcacaactgttctaactttccaacatcccactaacacatgatcaataagtttgaatgacatacctctctccactaatgttgacaaatttctacctggaatcaataggtctttttcggttaaaatcacatggcttaggtacatgggtagatgagaagtcatttaggctaaactataccataagcactattaaccaagcaagcctagacatttattttgctttctttccatatatcccaaaaacagaaataagagattgcaattttttCTTGTGCGTGcacctcataattttcttaactttttttttctcaagaagacacattttttttcttttttttcataggcacaacacacaatattcttattattttttttcaatctctcattcctacactttatattttttttttttcacttacagcacttattccccccccaaacttgcttcaaggctcatggcataacaaaatatgttcagggtgaaaagagtttagaataacgaattcagctccgtgaagtggtgaaaaattttaaaacaggctaaggctcaactttgggtatactaaggaAAATTTTTTtcaggtaggcttgaaaggctcaatcgatccaaaaaaaatttgcctaaatcattttccaaacaaaaatcatcaaggatttcgcttcaagagagtatgtcaaacaaattctattccatgttcaatcaatcattccacaatccaaatagaacacaagtgatatgtgagaatagccaatgttttaaatctacatgaatcacttcctagcacacatccaatttaattcaaacagttgcaagtcaagcacacagttatgttctaatccattgcacaagtgaataacaacaattcaatcaatcgttcaatttagctatcacacaagactaaaaaaaaactaaaacaaactaaactaaaacaaataaactgaaaaatttaagtctccccccccaaactaaaatgcacattgtccccaatgtatgaaaataaaccagggtgagagaaacttacctgagccccatcAGTATGGCGGTGGAGGTGGTGGCGGGTAGAATCCACCTCTCGCATCCATGAGGGCCTTTGTGCCAAACGAAGAAAACTGACCTCCAATGTtgcaaattttaaaactttCCTTAGATTGAGAGTCACCTTCATATTTCCCACACAACAGTCTTTTCATACGTCGTCGAACAGTTCGAAATCGTTCTTTAGACTTCCCTTTCGTCTTGTTGGTAGTGACTTCTCGACCATCCTTTACAACTTCCAGTCGACAACAAGTAGGAATTTCAGTTGCAGCAAATACTTTGAAAGTCTCTTCTTCATTTTGAACacgcaactttaactcccccttcTGTACATCAATTAATGCTCTTCCCGTTGCtaggaatggtcttcccaagatGATAGGAATATTCTCATCTTCTTCCATGTCAAGTATtaagaaatcagcagggaagatgaacttaccaacctttaccaagacatcttcaattataccccgaggatgagtcaaagaccGATCTGCCATTTGTAAAGTAACTGTTGTGGGTTTTGCTTCCCCTAATTTTAATCTTTTGAACATTGATAGGGGCATTAAGTTGATACTGGCTCCCAGATCACATAAAGCTTTTGTTTGTATAGAACCCCCTATTGAGCATGGAAtgttgaaactacccggatctttaagcttgggcggtagtttcttttgcaaaatggcgctacactcctcagttaatgccactgtttcatagtcctccatttttctcttcttagacaa includes:
- the LOC115700383 gene encoding protein IQ-DOMAIN 30-like; its protein translation is MGKSPGKWLKSLLFGKKLPSKSKLPKEISFNSSVKKATLLPEKEISPASKTVSFSDMPCSIRKGEKPNELQTENNKLKQAATTAQSIIRGYLARRSFGALKGLIRLQALIRGHLVRRQAIATLHCIQRIVRVQALYRGKRVRLVSHIGAQLHNKTTTKDGTLVGLPRLKLTPRPDRLASNVFICKLIASSPNAKPLLIHYDPMEPNCAWQWLERWSFSNFWEPLPQLHHALEIRSKIKQGKIQTKETELGRAKQAEGKVSPVKNRKLPLHPSLAYEKQINKPRKLEFSKEESKPLNDLERVKQNLRRISGSTAESVAEKLKPTPTTLPTIPSSEISEKSVVNLIEKTSESSEVEVPPKQVVEKNEKLDEQHDDGVEPIPIRDVEMVEDTSIENEHKNNFEIEKTSKDSQKNYKKKVPTKVEYQENVPQRSPTLPNYMTATESAKAKLRGLGYPRFDEDEVENQGFVRRHSLPLYTSGNSSLIMSSRTEKKVQSSSRGENRSVLSSTDGHGKGVRPGWRR